TTTGTTCAAAGTTCTGATATTCCCGAGTCCCAATCCTCCCATCTTTTTAAGGCTTACAAACATTTTCCCAGGCAATGAGggccattttcttcttctcctccactcCTGACCATAGGAAAGCTTTATGgattttctcaatggcatcagCAAATTTACCAGGGATTTTAAAAAGGCTTAAGGCATAAATTGGAAGGCTCTGGATGGAAGATTTTAAAAGTTGGATTTTCCTGCTTGACTAAGAAGGGTTCCTTTCCATCCTGCTAGCTTTCTGCTTAATCTATCAACAAGAGAATTCCAAAATAACTCCAAAGGTTTCAAACCCAAGGACAGACCAAGGTATACAACAAGAGACTTACCCAATTGACAACCTAAGATCCAAGCCAATCTATTCTTTCTATCTTTAGGGgtattaaagaagaaaacaaaacttTTCTCCCAATTAATAGTTTGACCCATAGCCATCCTTTAGGTGTTAAGAATGTGTTTAAAATTGGAGGCTTCTTTGATGGTGGAGGTACCCATTAGAATGGTaacatccacaaactgttggtgggtGCAAGCTCTAAAGCCCGAGGAAGACGAAATGCCACAGAGGAGCCCTTCAGAAACACAATTGTTGATAAATCTGCCCAAACATTCTGCCAGAATAATGAAGAGTATGGGGGATATAGGATCTCCCTAACGAATGcctctagaggatttaaagaaggtGGAAGGAACTCCATTGACAATGACCAaaaaagaaggggtagagatgagttggttgatcaaattaatgactttcccATCAAAACCAAAAGCAGACAACACCTTGCCCAAAAGACTCTAGTCCACCCGGTCATAGGCTTTAGACAGGTCTAGCTTCATTAGAAATCCTTATTTTTTTGAGTCCACCaacgaatgaatgttttcatggatagcaatgatggaatcaaggatTTGTCTTCTAGGAATAAATCCACTCTGTTGGGGCAAAATGATCAGGGGAATAATCCTTAACAGTCTGCAGGTAACCACTTTTGAGATGATTTTGTAGAACGAATTGCAATGACTTATTGGTCGGAACTTATCCATAGAGTTCGCACACGGGAATTTGGGAATGAGAACAAGGAAAGTAGCATTAAGTTTCTTTAAGATTCTTCTAGCTCCAAAGAACTCCTACACACCTTTGACCACATCGACTTTGAGGATGTCCCAGAAAGTTTGAAAGAAGAAAAGCGGAAAGCCATTCGAGCCCGAGGCCTTGttcccatcaaaagaaaagacaactttctcGACTTCTTCCTCAGAGGGGATAGCCACAAGATCCTTGTTCTTCTCCTTGCTAATGATAGGAGGGATGAAGTCAATGATATTATTCTAAAATTTACCATTCAGTCCATGGTCCGCCGAGAGCATAGAGGTAAATAAATTCTTGTCTTCCTTCCCAATCTCCCCATTcttcctaatttcattttccccaTTTTTTAACTTAGATATTCTAGTTAGCTACTTTGTGTTTCAATGcagtcatatggaagaatctagGGTTTCTATCCCTTTCTTTAAGCCATAGGGATCTGGATCTTTGTTTCCAGAAATCTTCCTCTCTTCTGATAATCCTATGGTAATTCATCAGAACTTCATTTTCCTCATTGATTGAGAGTTCCTTTTATTTGCTACTTTGGATTTTATCCTGCATTTCCTTGAGTTCCATCTGAGTTTTAGTTTTGGCAGCAAACAGGTCACCGAAAACCTCCTTGTTCCAATTCTTGATGTTGTCCTTTACATTTCTATGTTTCTTAGCAATTCCATACATAGCTGTACCTTTGACCTCAATAGACCACCACTTCTCAATTACTTTTGCAAGGTTAGGGTGGTCCagccacattctttcaaatctgaATGAGAAATTTCTTTTAACATTGGTGTTAGCTATAGTAAAGATTACAGGGAAGTGGTCAGACCCTATATGAGAGATAGCTGAGAGGGAGAATTGATATTGGTTAAACCATTCATTAGAGATGAGGGCACTATCAAGTCTGACTTGAATGAGATCATCCCTCGTCCTTCTATTTGACTAGGTAAACTTGGCACCTTGGAGATCAATGTCATGCAGGCCTTGATTGTTGATAAAGTTTAAAAGATCCATTCTGCTATCCAATTGAGAGGGGAGACCTCCAAACTTCTCATCATCATGGAGAGGagtattgaagtcccccataatgATCCACATATCATCCTTGTAAAGGGCCCTAATAGCCTCCAGTTTTTTCCAGAATTTGCTTCTGCCaagtctattattaggggcataaatattggtaAGAAGTAAGGAAGTACCATCCCCAATGTGATTAAACCTAATGGAAGCTAGATTGCTATCTTGCATGACCAGCTCCCTTGACACTCGCTTAAGGTTCCAAAAAATAGCTATACCCCTAGAGGCACCTTCTGATCTTCCCTCGCAAACTTCACCATACTTAAAAAGCTTAattttttcaactttctctttactcattttagtttcttggataataaTGATATCCGGTCTGTGATCTCTAAATAAATTTTTTAGAACATCCTGTTTATGTGGGCTATTCAGTCTACGTATATTCCATGAGATTATTTTCATTTCTTAAgtagggaacatacctcatggatggtcatttgagtaccatttgctatgttcttgctagcctctTGATCTCTGATCTAGCTTTCTCTTTTCCTTCCTGGAGGAGATGGGATGAAACCCGTGTTAGCTTTACTAAGATATCCTATTTTGACTGAGTTAGCCTAGGGTGTCGCCTTAGGCCCTTTTttgctccctctctttctatcttcTCCTTCATTCGTATAGAAATTTTCTTCTTGAGTATTTGTCTGCTTGTCCCCAACATCATCATCTGCCCATCTTGCTTTAAGCACTGAGGCCGTAGGTGACAGGCCCATGGTTTCTTGAACCATATCTACAGATTGCTGTGATCCTGAAAGAGAGATACTTCCAAGGATCAAGCACTGCTGGGCTTCTTCAAAGTCATTATTGAGGCTTGTTTCGTTGGTATTTTCTGGAATGTGGTTCGAATCATCTTCCTCATCGTTCTATATTACTACTTGTATTTCTCCCTTTTCCAGGTTATCACTCTTTTGATCCTCTTGATTGGTATCATTTTGACCTTTAACACCTTTACCTGTTTGGTTCATTTTACCtttatcatttaaaggtatatctgGTATATCCTCATTAATGTCAATGTGTTTCTCTGCTATGTGTGGGATAATAATATTCTGGTCCTCTTTGAAACTTCTCTCTTTTTCATTATTCTCCATTTTCTTAATAGGGTTTCTAGCTTTCCACTGTAACGtcctctctttcttttctttcactATGGCTATGTGCAGAGGGCATTTCCTTTCTATATGTCccacttttttacaatgaaagaaAGAAAAGGGGATGCTTTCATATTCCAGAGGTTGGTTCCATTTTCCTAGTTGAGAGTTGATTTCAATGGATAGAGGCATGTTTGTTCCTTGTGTAACTCCAACATAGATACTGGCAAAAGAAAGTCTTCTTTTGGCCATAGTTATGGGGTccatagagaggagttcaccaaatgaGTTAGTGATTTCTTTAAACACATCTTCCACCCATAATTCTAAGGGAAGCCCTAACAATCTAACCTAGACCAATGCCTCGACAAAAAAGGATTCATTGAGTACCATCTTAGGTGCCCATTTTTGTAGAGCTAGCGTAGCTTTACCAATCAACCAGGGACCATCACAAAGCACCCTTGACATATCTTCCTTGCATGAGAATGCCAAAGACAAATCCCCTTTTGTCTTAGCTGTAATCTCCACTTGTCCTTTCAGTGACCATTTACATTTAGCAACAGCCCTAACAATATCAATATTCGGTCTAGGCCCCAGAAATTTTCCTACCAATGTCATTGCCATAAGGTTAATGTTATGGT
The nucleotide sequence above comes from Cryptomeria japonica chromosome 11, Sugi_1.0, whole genome shotgun sequence. Encoded proteins:
- the LOC131860019 gene encoding uncharacterized protein LOC131860019 — translated: MKIISWNIRRLNSPHKQDVLKNLFRDHRPDIIIIQETKMSKEKVEKIKLFKYGEVCEGRSEGASRGIAIFWNLKRVSRELVMQDSNLASIRFNHIGDGTSLLLTNIYAPNNRLGRSKFWKKLEAIRALYKDDMWIIMGDFNTPLHDDEKFGGLPSQLDSRMDLLNFINNQGLHDIDLQGAKFT